A genomic window from Colletotrichum destructivum chromosome 7, complete sequence includes:
- a CDS encoding Putative scavenger mRNA decapping enzyme DcpS/DCS2, HIT-like superfamily produces MADDVKANAEALVPRFKLDRVLNQDQAGRRTSLLGTIDSKPALLILERAPFPTDPSYLAAAPASLSSIANLGANDIYHWYLASSGSPPPTTTTTTTTAPDASSLADLKINLIYPCTDVHVKKYSRQGVRLVTETPEIYVSHVRPYMQRKRDEGRLNWVFNIIEGRTEVEDVIYRTELGTQGDEGFLLLPDLNWDRKTLDALHLLALVERRDIWSLRDLRKKHIPWLRHMKTKLLAATVAHSRPARPRPSARPSGSTASWRRSQSCRGATRRVWTVFH; encoded by the exons atggccgacgacgtgAAAGCAAACGCAGAGGCCCTGGTCCCCAGGTTCAAGCTTGACCGTGTTCTCAACCAAG ACCAGGCCGGCCGTCGCACCTCGCTGCTGGGTACAATCGATTCCAAGCCCGCTCTGCTGATCCTTGAACGCGCTCCTTTCCCGACCGACCCCTCgtacctcgccgccgccccggcgtCCCTCTCGTCCATCGCGAACCTCGGCGCCAACGACATTTACCACTGGTACCtcgccagcagcggctcgccgccaccgacgacgacgacgacgacgacgacggcacccgacgcctcctccctcgccgacctcaaAATCAACCTCATCTACCCCTGTACCGACGTCCACGTCAAAAAGTACAGCCGGCAGGGCGTCCGCCTCGTCACCGAGACCCCCGAGATCTACGTCTCTCACGTCCGGCCCTATATGCAGCGCAAgcgcgacgagggccgcctCAACTGGGTCTTCAACATCATCGAGGGCCgcaccgaggtcgaggacgttATCTACCGCACCGAGCTCGGCACccagggcgacgagggcttCCTGCTGCTTCCGGACCTGAACTGGGACCGCAAGACGCTCGACGCCCTGCAcctgctcgccctcgtcgagcgccGCGACATCTGGTCCCTGCGCGACCTGCGCAAGAAGCACATCCCCTGGCTGCGCCACATGAAGACCAAGctgctcgccgccaccgtcgccca ctcgaggccggcgcgacccaggccgtcggcaaggccgtcgggCTCGACAGCATCATGGAGACGCTCGCAGTCATGCAGGGGGGCGACGAGGCGGGTATGGACAGTCTTTCATTGA
- a CDS encoding Putative Flavoprotein-like superfamily yields MAVEEVPIPEPRGLPFLGNIAEFNPENPMEDLKRLADTYGVLVGEVYRLRFPGGKTACFVSTNALVNELCDESRFQKTLNNVLGEVREIANDGLFTASLDEPNWGIAHRILIPAFGPVTIRGMLDEMVDVASQMALKWARHGPSAPIMVTDDFTRLALDTIALCSMDFRFNSYYREELHPFVKAMGDALTECGNRDRRPAFANHFFRGTQQKFFADIELLRKTAQEVLEARKAHPSDRKDLLSAMLNGVDPKTGQRMTDDSIIDNLITFLIAGHETTSGMLSFAFYELLRHPAAYRKVQQEVDEVVGQGAIKMDHLSKLPYLNAVLRETLRLSSTIPAFGVEAKENTLIGGKYRVKKGEPIALLLGRAHLDPVVYGDDATEFKPERMLDKNFERLQKEFPNSWKPFGNGMRACIGRPFAWQEGLIAMAMLLQNFNFTMDDPNYQLKVAESLTIKPKGFYMRAALRNGMSPTELEQKLAGRGPSKMTLPSRPSAHANGPTTNGNKATEASGKPIGIYYGSNSGTCEALAQRLAADAKTHGFSATVVEPLDTARENLPKNQPVVIVTASYEGQPPDNAAHFVAWLESLKAQELGSVPYAVFGCGHHDWVQTFHRVPKLVDAIMEERGASRLVPMGLTNAAERDMFSDFEAWEDEVLWPALIAKYDVGEPQNGSVDSKPGLAVQVSNPRTLTLRQDVSEAVVSEERTLTAVDAAQKKHMAIQLPAGMTYRAGDYLAVLPLNPRDNVERVFRRFRLARDACLTISGDKHTPLPVNQTVSAFDVLGAYVELAQPATKRNVLSLKEATKDAETIEKLEKLAGEEYHEEITKKRMTVLGLLERFPSIELSIGAFLAMLPPMRVRQYSISSSPLRDPSVATLTYSVLDEPSLSGQGRHVGVATSYLAALKAGDKLHVAVRPSHQAFHLPHNPEKTPLILVAAGSGIAPFRGFVQERAALVAAGRTLAPALLFFGCRRPGADDLYREELDRWEEAGAVAVRRAYSRAAGESEGCQYVQHRLWHEREEVSRLWAEGAKLFVCGTRNVGKAVEETCVRVILESAKEGKGQPELRGLDYEGAKKWFEGIRNERYATDVFD; encoded by the exons ATGGCGGTTGAGGAGGTTCCCATCCCCGAACCAAGGGGCCTGCCCTTCCTTGGAAACATTGCCGAGTTCAACCCCGAGAACCCCATGGAGGATCTCAAACGTCTAGCAGACACATACGGTGT TCTTGTGGGCGAGGTCTACCGTCTCCGATTCCCCGGCGGGAAAACCGCCTGTTTTGTTTCAACAAACGCCCTTGTCAACGAACTTTGCGACGAGAGTCGATTCCAGAAGACGCTGAACAACGTTCTTGGT GAAGTGAGGGAAATTGCCAACGATGGCCTTTTCACT GCCAGTCTGGACGAGCCCAACTGGGGCATTGCACACAGGATTCTAATTCCCGCCTTTGGGCCCGTCACCATCCGCGGAATGCTTGACGAAATGGTAGATGTCGCGTCCCAAATGGCCCTGAAATGGGCACGCCACGGCCCCTCGGCACCCATCATGGTCACCGACGACTTCACCCGCCTTGCTCTCGATACGATCGCGCTGTGCTCCATGGACTTCCGCTTCAACTCGTACTATCGCGAGGAGCTTCATCCCTTCGTCAAGGCTATGGGGGACGCCCTCACAGAGTGTGGCAACAGGGATCGGAGACCGGCTTTTGCCAACCACTTTTTCCGGGGCACGCAGCAGAAATTCTTTGCCGACATCGAGTTGCTGCGCAAGACGGCGCAAGAGGTACTCGAGGCCCGGAAAGCTCATCCGTCCGACAGGAAAGACTTGCTGTCCGCCATGCTCAACGGCGTGGATCCCAAGACGGGCCAGAGGATGACCGATGACAGCATTATCGACAACCTGATCACCTTTCTCATTGCCGGCCATGAGACAACTTCCGGCATGTTGTCCTTTGCCTTTTACGAGCTCTTGAGACACCCGGCTGCCTATCGAAAGGTCCAGCaggaggttgacgaggtcgtcgggcAGGGTGCTATCAAAATGGATCACTTGTCGAAATTGCCATACTTGAATGCT GTTCTCCGGGAGACTTTGCGACTATCTTCCACAATCCCAGCGTTCGGtgtcgaggccaaggagaacaCCCTCATTGGCGGCAAGTACCGTGTCAAGAAGGGCGAACCCATTGCCTTGTTACTGGGCAGAGCGCATCTCGACCCTGTTGtctacggcgacgacgcgacCGAGTTCAAGCCCGAGCGCATGTTGGATAAGAACTTTGAGCGCCTGCAAAAGGAGTTCCCAAACTCGTGGAAACCCTTTGGTAACGGAATGCGTGCCTGTATCGGCAGGCCGTTTGCGTGGCAGGAGGGCCTgatcgccatggccatgctTCTGCAGAACTTCAACTTCACCATGGACGACCCGAACTACCAGCTCAAGGTTGCCGAGTCGCTCACCATCAAGCCCAAAGGCTTCTACATGCGTGCCGCCCTGCGAAACGGCATGAGCCCTACTGAACTGGAGCAGAAACTtgcggggagggggccgaGCAAGATGACGTTGCCATCCCGGCCATCAGCGCATGCAAACGGCCCTACGACCAATGGTAAcaaggccaccgaggccAGTGGGAAGCCCATCGGCATCTACTACGGATCCAACAGCGGCACGTGTGAAGCACTTGCCCAGAGGCTTGCGGCTGATGCGAAAACCCACGGGTTCAGCGCCACAGTAGTAGAGCCCCTGGACACCGCTCGCGAAAACCTCCCCAAGAACCAGCCCGTGGTCATAGTCACCGCTTCTTACGAGGGCCAACCGCCAGACAATGCAGCCCACTTCGTCGCCTGGCTTGAGAGCTTGAAGGCCCAGGAGTTGGGCAGTGTGCCGtacgccgtcttcggctgTGGCCACCATGACTGGGTGCAAACTTTCCACCGCGTCCCGAAGCTGGTTGATGCGATCATGGAAGAGCGCGGAGCGAGCAGGCTTGTGCCCATGGGGCTGACCAACGCGGCCGAGAGAGACATGTTCTCGGACTTCGAAGCCTGGGAGGACGAGGTCCTCTGGCCGGCGCTTATTGCGAAGTACGATGTTGGCGAGCCACAGAACGGCAGCGTTGACTCGAAACCCGGCCTCGCCGTGCAGGTCTCCAACCCGCGCACTTTGACACTGCGGCAGGACGTCTCGGAGGCCGTCGTTTCCGAAGAGAGGACTCTTacggccgtcgacgccgcccagaaGAAGCACATGGCCATCCAGCTCCCGGCCGGCATGACGTACCGGGCTGGGGACTACCTGGCGGTGCTGCCCCTGAACCCGCGAGACAATGTCGAGAGGGTCTTCCGCAGGTTTCGGCTCGCGAGGGATGCCTGCCTGACCATCTCCGGCGACAAGCACACGCCTCTGCCGGTTAACCAGACAGTCTCCGCCTTTGACGTTCTCGGCGCTTACGTCGAGCTTGCGCAGCCCGCCACGAAACGGAACGTCTTGTCTCTGAAAGAGGCCACCAAAGATGCCGAAACcatcgagaagctggagaagctcgccggcgaggagtACCATGAGGAGATCACGAAGAAGCGGATGACGGTATTGGGCCTCCTGGAAAGATTCCCGTCCATCGAGCTGTCCATTGGCGCTTTTCTCGCCATGCTCCCGCCCATGCGCGTGCGGCAATA ctccatctcatcctccCCGCTCCGAGACCCTTCTGTGGCAACTCTCACCTActccgtcctcgacgagccgtCGCTATCgggccaaggccgccacGTGGGCGTGGCGACGAGCTatctcgccgccctcaaggccggTGACAAGCTACACGTCGCCGTACGGCCCTCGCACCAGGCCTTCCACCTGCCGCAcaacccggagaagacgCCCCTGATCCTCGTTGCCGCAGGTTCCGGCATCGCGCCCTTCCGCGGATTTGTTCAAGAACGCGCCGCGTTAGTCGCGGCGGGGCGGACCCTCGCCCCCGCACTACTGTTCTTCgggtgccgccggccgggcGCGGACGACCTGTACCGCGAGGAGCTGGACCGctgggaggaggcgggggcCGTGGCGGTGCGCAGGGCCTATtcccgcgccgccggggaGAGCGAGGGGTGCCAGTATGTGCAGCACAGGCTGTGGCACGAAAGGGAGGAGGTCTCGAGGCTCTGGGCTGAAGGGGCCAAATTGTTTGTGTGCGGAACGCGTAACGTGGGcaaggcggtcgaggagacgTGCGTCAGGGTCATTTTGGAGTCGGCCAAGGAGGGTAAGGGGCAGCCTGAGCTGAGAGGCTTGGACTATGAGGGGGCGAAGAAATGGTTTGAGGGCATCCGGAACGAGAGGTATGCTACGGATGTCTTTGACTGA
- a CDS encoding Putative S-adenosyl-L-methionine-dependent methyltransferase superfamily, producing the protein MADSSPAPVTNGTAAPVATSPPAASPPGVTGTSAPPGNAADEPEALEVADPATDTDDDGSSIDDRISSYTASITSSIADYPTEYGRRYHAFRPGSYLMPNDEDEMDRLDLTHAMMLKLLDNRLYQAPLEKDKIQKILDIGTGTGIWAMEMGDLFPNAEVYGNDLSPIQPDWVPPNVKFEIDDVESPWLEDRKYDFIFCRYMIGAIADWPKLVKSIYDNLNPGGWAEFVDMSAEYYSDDGTLREEHATHKWNKMLLGGIVKMGREGRPGPFLQGWVRDAGFENMFHKKMKMPIGPWPKDRHHQELGWINLSQVLQGLEGFSMRVLTGVLDWTAEEVQVLLAQVRKELKNFHEFHSQFDVHVVYGQKPLEAETQETTETA; encoded by the exons atggCTGATTCTTCCCCGGCTCCTGTTACCAATGGCACCGCTGCGCCCGTCGCGACCTCTCCGCCTGCGGCATCACCCCCGGGCGTGACTGGCACGTCCGCTCCCCCCGGAAATGCAGCGGACGAGCCGGAGGCCCTTGAGGTTGCCGATCCAGCGACG GATACGGATGACGACGGCTCTTCTATTGATGACCGAAT TTCATCGTACACTGCTTCGATCACATCCAGCATCGCCGATTATCCCACCGAGTACGGCCGGCGGTATCATGCGTTCCGTCCAGGGT CATACTTGATGCCCAACGACGAG GACGAGATGGACCGTCTCGATCTCACACACGCCATGATGCTGAAGCTTCTCGACAACAGACTTTACCAGGCGCCgctggagaaggacaagatACAAAAGATCTTGGACATCGGAACGGGCACTGGGATTT GGGCGATGGAAATGGGCGACCTTTTCCCAAATGCAGAG GTCTACGGCAATGACTTGAGTCCCATCCAACCTGACTG GGTTCCTCCCAACGTCAAATTCGAGATCGACGATGTTGAAAGCCCGTGGTTAGAAGACAGAAAGTACGACTTCATCTTCTGCCGGTACATGATTGGCGCCATCGCAGATTGGCCCAAGTTGGTCAAGAGTATATATGA TAACTTGAACCCAGGCGGCTGGGCCGAGTTCGTAGACATGAGCGCCGAGTACTACTCTGACGACGGAACATTGAGAGAGGAGCATGCCACACACAAGTGGAACAAGATGCTCTTGGGCGGCATTGTGAAAATGGGACGAGAAGGTCGTCCGGGCCCCTTTCTCCAAGGCTGGGTCCGGGATGCCGGCTTCGAAAACATGTTCCACAAAAAGATGAAAATGCCCATCGGCCCCTGGCCAAAAGACCGTCACCACCAGGAGCTAGGGTGGATTAACTTGTCACAGGTCCTCCAAGGCCTCGAAGGGTTCAGCATGAGAGTTTTGACCGGCGTCCTGGACTGGACCGCGGAAGAGGTGCAAGTGCTGCTGGCGCAGGTCCGCAAAGAGCTCAAGAACTTTCACGAGTTTCATTCTCAGTTCGATGT GCATGTTGTGTACGGGCAGAAGCCGTTGGAGGCGGAAACCCAAGAGACTACCGAGACTGCTTGA
- a CDS encoding Putative amino acid permease, giving the protein MAAYDTDRRSPIGPAADHDAVRDIERSGDDDRHHDDKAAILEPQLGVGGHGRTERRLRDYQVTMIGFCSGIGTGLFIGAGSAYANAGPAGLLLAYLVVGAVLWCVMQSIGELATLIPTAGSFPHWATRFIDPAVGFSLAISYGYCYTIAIGSEASAAAILVSYWTDITPAVVITVSLVLILASNLASVRWYGEAEVIGGSIKVLCFIGLVFTSIIITAGGGPNHEAIGFRYWNNPGAFVEYNGIAGSSGHFLGFMAAFVNASFSFIGIETVVVAAAESINPHKAIPNAARRVTLRIGFFYIFGALLIGLIVDPREPGLVSGSGNANSSPWVIAIRQAGINILPSIVNACILVSAWSAGNSYCWVGSRMIVAMTTDRQLPQVFGRTNRYGVPYVAVITSWLFGPLAYLSLGSGGAADAFQWLLSLSTVAGLIAWATLCFCYIRFHRAMKVQGVSRDTLPWKAPLQPYAAWFGFIGSTVITLVAGFSVFLAGNWSTADFIASYIGIPIFIVPIIAWKLYHKTKFVRAHEIDLWSGRLHESEYVPERPKATTFKGRVKDWFS; this is encoded by the exons ATGGCCGCGTACGACACCGACAGGCGGTCGCCCATcgggcccgccgccgaccacgacgccgtccggGACATTGAGCGgtccggcgacgacgaccgccatcacgacgacaaggccgccatccTGGAACCacagctcggcgtcggcggccacggccgcaCCGAGCGCCGCCTGCGCGACTACCAGGTCACCATGATCGGCTTCTGCAGTGGTATCGGAACCGGTCTCTTCATCGGCGCGGGCTCGGCCTACGCCAATGCCGGTCCCGCCGGCTTGCTGCTCGCCTACCTCGTTGTCGGCGCCGTTCTCTGGTGTGTCATGCAGAGCATCGGCGAGTTGGCGACGTTG ATCCCCACCGCCGGATCGTTCCCCCACTGGGCTACCCGCTTCATCGACCCCGCCGTCGGCTTCTCCCTCGCCATCTCCTACGGATACTGCTacaccatcgccatcggctccgaagcctcggccgccgccatcctggTATCGTACTGGACCGACATAACCCCGGCTGTCGTGATCACCGtctccctcgtcctcatcctcgcctcCAACCTGGCTAGCGTGCGCTGGtacggcgaggccgaggtcatcGGCGGCTCCATCAAGGTCCTCTGCTTCATCGGTCTCGTCTTcacctccatcatcatcacggcAGGGGGCGGGCCAAACCACGAGGCCATCGGCTTCCGTTACTGGAACAACCCGGGCGCTTTTGTGGAATATAACGGTATCGCGGGGTCCTCCGGCCACTTTCTTGGCTTcatggccgccttcgtcaATGCCTCCTTTTCGTTCATC GGTATCGAAACCGTCGTGGTGGCCGCGGCCGAATCCATCAATCCCCACAAGGCCATCCCGAACGCGGCCCGCCGCGTGACGCTGCGGATCGGCTTCTTCTACATcttcggcgccctcctcatcggcctcatcgtcgacccGCGCGAGCCGGGCCTGGTctccggcagcggcaacgcCAACAGCTCACCGTGGGTCATCGCCATCCGCCAGGCCGGCATCAACATCCTGCCCTCCATCGTCAACGCCTGCATCCTCGTCTCGGCCTGGTCGGCCGGCAACTCGTACTGCTGGGTCGGCTCGCGCATGATTGTCGCCATGACGACGGACAGGCAGCTGCCTCAGGTCTTTGGCCGCACCAACAGGTACGGCGTCCCCtacgtcgccgtcatcacctCCTGGCTCTTCGGCCCCCTGGCGTACCTGA GTCTCGGTTCCGGAGGTGCCGCGGATGCCTTCCAGTGGCTTCTGAGCTTgagcaccgtcgccggcctgatCGCGTGGGCGACGCTCTGCTTCTGCTACATCCGGTTCCACCGCGCCATGAAGGTTCAGGGCGTCAGTCGTGACACCCTGCCCTGGAAGGCGCCTCTGCAGCCGTATGCGGCCTGGTTCGGCTTCATCGGGTCCACAGTCATCACCCTTGTCGCCGGTTTCTCCGTGTTTCTCGCTGGCAACTGGTCGACTGCGGACTTCATCGCGTCGTACATCGGCATCCCGATCTTCATCGTTCCCATTATCGCTTGGAAACTGTATCACAAGACTAAG TTTGTTCGCGCTCACGAGATTGACCTTTGGTCGGGCCGCCTTCATGAGTCGGAATACGTTCCCGAAAGGCCCAAAGCAACGACGTTTAAGGGCCGCGTCAAGGACTGGTTCTCATAG